GTTTTTAGCCATTGGGTTTTGGGTACCTATTACCATTCCTACGCAATGTGAAGACATTTGACATGTTTGGACCATTGACCTCTCGTTTTTTTCACCCCTTGGTTGCACACAATGGCACGTTGGGAAAGAAGAGCACACTTCCATAGAAATCAAGTGGGACTAATATGAACCCTGCTCTCTACTACATGCACCACGAACAAGGTTTTGGGCTTTTAGCTACTTTCATTCATTTCACTCGtaaatttttttatttctttccttCCAGGGAAAATAACATACAACATGATCGAAATGACAGTGGTGCAAGGACATGATTGGAATCTCACCTTATTATCATCACATATCTCCATGTATaccattcactaaaataaaattacAGTTGCAAAGGTCACAAAAACAAAACAATAACAAGAGTAAAGGAACCAAAAGAATAcaagaaaaaaaatcaactgAACGTACAAATTAAACAACAAAATCCATGCACTGATGTACAATTTAACGTTCACCAATCACCACACCACCGAGAACGCCTGCAAATGCAGAGCATGTATCTGACAAGGATTTTCCGATGAGCAATCGAGCCATTTCCCGCATGAATTCCGGCGTCCCAGATGGGCCGCCGCGCTAGTGCTTGTTGACGAAGGCGCAGTGCTTCCTGATCTCGCCCTCGGAGCCGGTCTTGACGTCGATGGCGCCCAACCTGACCATGGAGCGCGCGAAGACCTGGAAGAACACCTCGGGCGGCGCGTTCACCACGCTGAGGATGTCGGCCTTGGACGTGGCGTCGGTGATGAGCGCGGCGTCGGACTGGAACAGGCCCCGCCGCTTGAGCACGCCCCGGTAGTAGCTCAGGTCGAAGGTGAGGAAGCTCCCCGGGTCCATCTCCACGACCGTCGTGTTGTCCGTCAGCGTCTTGCACTTCCGCCGCAGCGTCGCCGCGTACAGCGGGTCCAGTGACGGGTCCGCGTCGCCAGGAACGGCGCGCCCCGTGAAGTTGTACAGCCGCttgctgaaggagttgcagtggGAGATGCCGATCGTGTGAGCCCCTGCACACGCAAGTGGAATTGGTTGTGGTTTATCATCAGCATCAGCATTCAGCATTCAGCATTCAGCAGCAGCGCTAATATAACTCGTTGACAAAGTGATTAGGAATGTCTGAATTGTTCAGTGTATGTATAGTTTTTGGAGCTATTCAGGAAATTATCAGTGTTCTCTGAATTGCTTTGCAATTACTGTATATCCTTATATTTGTCGGCAGGTTATAAATATGAGGCACGTATTTGAAGGCAACATCAACCTACTTCATCAGAAGCATCTGTTCTAGGAAAAGGACCATTTCAGAAGTATCCTCTGTCTGGTGTTTGCATATAGGAGTATATACTAAAGCCTCATCATCTATGATATACTAGATTGGAATAGACCGGTGGAAGGTAGTTGGCAGCAGCGTGCATGTCGACATCAGAAGAGGTTGCCGATTAATGTCATGCAGACATGCACATACGAAGAATGGACGCCCAAGTTCTCCTTCTCCACATGCCATCAATCTCTTCTTTTACTTTAAGCAAGCAAGATGACCTGCTCTGAAGAATGCTGTAAGTTAAGCCTGCCTCTGCCCGGGATGCAATGTAGTGGGTGATCACCTACAATCTCTTTCAATTATCCTCATAACTAGGTTTTTAGGCAAATTTATCTTCTCTGTCGTACTGAATCATTTCCCGGCTACCAAACTCCAGTACATGCATAGGCAGGGCAAAACCATCCTTTAGATGCTAACTAGTACTAACATGCTGTCTCTCTCCTCAAGGACGATGTGCAGCTGTCAGCTACACTCTACTCAGCTGTGCTTGACACTACTGAAGATGAACATAATTGCAGCTGCCCAGTTTAAAAAGCCTCCTTTTTCTGTTGGCAACGTATTCACTCTAGAAAGACAAAACTAAGCTGCCTAACATTGGTTTGTGCATGCATGTACCGTCACTAAAATACTGTTAGGCGCTGAACTTTCACCTTTTGATGTAGATTTTGACCCACAGAACGAAGTCTTTTATggatagttagttagttagttagttacgTTCTGACCCAGCGAAAGGGAATGCAACATCACTCGctgtcggtggctcggtgccgtTGGTTGGAATCAGCACACGTTTAATATATAAACAGATAAACTTGCAAGTGCGCCTTCTAATTCTAACCTGAGGACTAGTCAGACCTGTCACTGCTAATCTGTCTAGTTCCTTGGCATGTCAGTTGTCTGTCTGTGTAAATTAAGATGATTGATTGACAGGTGAAAAGATAACCTTCTTGTTTGTTTCTCCTTTTTTGAGCAAATTGTTGAATGATGGTGAAGTCATCGTCAGGTGAAATAACAAATAAGCAGTGTAGCTGAGCTCAGAATGGTGGCGGTAATGGAGTACCTGAGAGCCAGACGAGATCGGCGAGGTCGAGGCTCTTGTTCCGGAAGGACTGGAGGAGTGTGGTGAAGTTCATGGTGGGCGCGGGGATCTGGTCCAGCGCCTCCTGCTTGATGGACACGGTGCCGTCGCGCCGCCCCGTCGGCACTCTCCAGAACGGCCCGCCCTGCATGCATGATGCGTCCGCGTTTAATTGCTTTATTTGCCGGTGAGCCGTGAGCTAGCGCGGGCGGCCGGGGGCTAATAATGCAGATGGGGGCGCTCAGGAagtgaggagtgaggagcactCACGATGACGCCGACGGAGTCGCGGGCGGCGAGCGCGAGGATGTCGGCGCAGGACACGACGCCGGGGCACTCCTTCTCGAGCAGCGCCTTGATGCGGTCGATGAAGCCGAAGCCGCGCAGCGTCAGGTTGGGCGTCGCGTCCTTCTCCGCCTCCTTGCCGCCCGTGGCGTTGAGCAGCACCGACGCGTCGCAGCCCTGCGGCAGGGGAGCAATATCGAGCATGGCGGAGTCGGTCATTGGCATCGATCGGTATTCGTCGGCGCGCACGCGCGCAGGCAGCTGAGGCAGGACGCTGgcatgctagctagctagctgcagtGCTACGTACCctgacgaagcagtcgtggaagtgGGTGCGGATCAGGGTGGCGGCGACGTCGGGCGCGTGCGGGATGTGCGC
The nucleotide sequence above comes from Miscanthus floridulus cultivar M001 chromosome 18, ASM1932011v1, whole genome shotgun sequence. Encoded proteins:
- the LOC136521916 gene encoding peroxidase 3-like, which encodes MAVRRMVLAAALVVAAASAVLAGGTRAQLKEGFYGSTCPQAEKIVKEFVKAHIPHAPDVAATLIRTHFHDCFVRGCDASVLLNATGGKEAEKDATPNLTLRGFGFIDRIKALLEKECPGVVSCADILALAARDSVGVIGGPFWRVPTGRRDGTVSIKQEALDQIPAPTMNFTTLLQSFRNKSLDLADLVWLSGAHTIGISHCNSFSKRLYNFTGRAVPGDADPSLDPLYAATLRRKCKTLTDNTTVVEMDPGSFLTFDLSYYRGVLKRRGLFQSDAALITDATSKADILSVVNAPPEVFFQVFARSMVRLGAIDVKTGSEGEIRKHCAFVNKH